The Emys orbicularis isolate rEmyOrb1 chromosome 21, rEmyOrb1.hap1, whole genome shotgun sequence genome has a segment encoding these proteins:
- the TMC4 gene encoding transmembrane channel-like protein 4, producing MEPRWAQTGRDGPDDDEGGQQLPPSSLFLQLPSNATLRFRGNVAKSWGAALDEGNPPGTLQEREREEVGDQESLPLKQLPLCMGEKRRLRLREQQAAWKRSRWERWQVGTRRLRGQVGDALLYAQVWRGSLHHIEGHFGTGIQSYFNFLRFLVLLNLGGALLTVGFVVAPNAAFEGLRLNQTQQGPNSTVISCLQYDPTKRGLVSYFTYLMDLLSGTGFMELTYLFYGYYQNSAVDFVGFSYNIPLAYLLSMLGYFSVCLLWIVHRAVHLLKRSLVSENGALSTYSNKVFAGWDFCLGPGTAVHMKHNSLRYELRMDLEEQTLRRLMAQRSPGQRLALYGLRGALNLLVLALLGAAFYCVYLATEYSQQGQQDTGPGQQGLVLGLLVAYLPSIVITLANQLVPLAFGLLVRLERYPLSLEIQLTLFRTVFLRLSSLLVLLFSLWSQITCHGDPNADSCKTCGYNHTQHPCWETSVGQEMYKLLVFDLLVVLLVLLLVEFPRKLLVTHGPAPLARLWGQQEFLVPPNVLDLVYGQTVCWVGAAFSPLLPLLNTAKFVLLFYLKKLTLFSNCRPADRTFHASSASFFFLLVLLLGLAIAWVPLLYSVFVLQPSHACGPFRGEPTMWSTLWEAIDTLPHVAREFLQFVGSLAFAVPLFLLLCIFMFYLMALAHSYNSLVKELKGQLRLEGRDKVFLVTQITELS from the exons ATGGAGCCGCGCTGGGCGCAGACGGGCCGGGATGGGCCAG ATGATGACGAGGGGGGACAGCAGCTGCCTCCCTCATCCCTCTTCCTCCAGCTGCCAAGCAACGCGACCCTGCGTTTCCGTGGCAACGTGGCCAAGTCCTGGGGGGCTGCGCTGGACGAGGGGAACCCCCCAGGGACCCTCCAGGAGCGGGAAAGGGAAGAAGTCGGGGACCAGGAATCGCTTCCCCTGAAACAGCTACCGCTCTGCATGGGGGAGAAACGGAGACTCAG GCTCCGGGAGCAGCAGGCGGCCTGGAAACGGAGCCGTTGGGAGCGGTGGCAGGTGGGGACGCGCCGCCTGCGGGGACAGGTGGGGGACGCCCTGCTGTACGCCCAGGTGTGGAGGGGCTCGCTGCACCACATCGAAG GTCACTTCGGAACCGGGATCCAGTCGTATTTCAACTTCCTGCGCTTCCTGGTGCTGCTGAACCTGGGGGGGGCCCTGCTCACGGTGGGGTTCGTGGTGGCCCCCAACGCCGCCTTCGAGGGGCTGCGGCTGAACCAGACCCAGCAGGGGCCGAACTCCACGG tgatCAGCTGCCTGCAGTACGACCCCACCAAGCGGGGCCTGGTCAGCTACTTCACCTACCTCATGGACCTGCTGTCCGGGACG GGGTTCATGGAGCTCACCTACCTGTTCTACGGTTATTACCAAAACTCGGCCGTGGATTTCGTGGGCTTCTCCTATAACATCCCCCTGGCCTATCTGCTGAGCATGTTGGGCTACTTCTCCGTCTGCCTCCTCTGGATCGTCCACCG GGCCGTCCATCTCCTGAAGCGCAGCCTGGTCAGCGAAAACGGGGCGCTCAGCACCTACAGCAACAAGGTCTTCGCCGGCTGGGACTTCTGCCTCGGGCCCGGCACCGCGGTGCACATGAAACACAACAGCCTCCGCTACGAGCTGCGG ATGGACCTGGAGGAACAGACCTTGCGGCGGCTCATGGCCCAGCGCAGCCCGGGCCAGCGACTCGCCCTGTACGGCCTGCGCGGGGCCCTCAACCTGCTGGTGCTGGCACTGCTGGGGGCGGCTTTCTACTGCGTCTACCTGGCCACCGAGTACTCGCAGCAGGGCCAG CAGGACACCGGCccggggcagcagggactggtcCTGGGGCTACTGGTGGCCTATCTGCCCTCCATAGTCATCACGCTCGCCAACCAGCTGGTGCCGCTGGCCTTCGGGCTCCTCGTGCGCCTGGAGAGATACCCGCTCAGCCTGGAGATCCAGCTCACCCTGTTCAG GACCGTGTTCCTGCGTCTCTCCAGCCTCCTCGTTCTCCTTTTCTCCCTCTGGTCCCAGATCACCTGCCACGGGGACCCCAACGCCGATTCCTGCAAGACCTGCGGCTACAACCACACGCAGCACCCG tgctgggAGACGAGCGTGGGGCAGGAGATGTACAAGCTGCTGGTGTTCGACCTGCTCGTGGtactgctggtgctgctgctggtggagtTCCCCAGGAA gctgctggtgacccacggccccgcccccctggcccggctgtgggggcagcaggagTTCCTGGTGCCCCCCAACGTGCTGGACCTGGTGTACGGCCAGACCGTGTGCTGGGTCGGCGCCGCCttctcccccctgctgcccctgctcaACACCGCCAAGTTCGTCCTGCTTTTCTACCTCAAGAAG CTCACCCTGTTCTCGAACTGCCGCCCGGCTGACCGCACCTTCCACGCCTCCAGCGCCAGCTTCTTCTTCCTGCTGGTTCTGCTGCTGGGCCTGGCCATCGCCTGGGTGCCCCTGCTGTACAGCGTCTTTGT CCTCCAGCCCTCCCACGCCTGTGGCCCATTCCGGGGTGAGCCGACCATGTGGAGCACCCTCTGGGAGGCCATCGACACCCTGCCACATGTGGCCAGGGAGTTCCTGCAGTTTGTGGGCTCGCTGGCCTTCGCCGTGCCGCTCTTCCTGCTGCTGTG CATCTTCATGTTTTACCTGATGGCCCTGGCTCATTCCTACAACTCCCTGGTGAAGGAACTCAAAGGGCAGCTGCGGCTG GAGGGGCGGGATAAGGTCTTCTTAGTGACTCAGATCACGGAGCTCAGCTAA